A window from Sandaracinaceae bacterium encodes these proteins:
- a CDS encoding FliH/SctL family protein: MARVIRGDGAKVIPAQVVDAHAEADQILADARARAEAIEAEARDTIEASVRATLEAELAAAWLEVEAARQAALEGAHESVAELALAVAGHLVHDAIEAEPERVRALVDDALSRVRRARAVKVRVHPEDAPALGEIDAELVPDDTLGRGDCVVESDLGEIDARLSVRLEALRRALR; this comes from the coding sequence ATGGCGCGAGTGATTCGAGGCGACGGCGCGAAGGTGATCCCCGCCCAGGTCGTGGACGCGCACGCGGAGGCCGACCAGATCCTGGCCGACGCGCGCGCGCGGGCCGAGGCGATCGAGGCCGAGGCGCGCGACACGATCGAGGCGAGCGTGCGCGCGACCCTCGAGGCGGAGCTCGCGGCGGCGTGGCTCGAGGTCGAGGCGGCGCGCCAGGCCGCGCTCGAGGGCGCGCACGAGAGCGTCGCGGAGCTCGCGCTGGCGGTGGCCGGGCACCTCGTGCACGACGCGATCGAGGCCGAGCCGGAGCGGGTCCGCGCCCTGGTGGACGACGCGCTGTCGCGCGTGCGGCGGGCCCGGGCGGTGAAGGTCCGCGTGCACCCCGAGGACGCGCCCGCGCTGGGCGAGATCGACGCGGAGCTCGTCCCGGACGACACGCTCGGCCGCGGCGACTGCGTCGTGGAGAGCGACCTCGGCGAGATCGACGCGCGCCTCTCGGTCCGGCTCGAGGCCCTGCGACGGGCGCTCCGCTGA
- a CDS encoding protein kinase, which yields MTSSQRSETGGVREGELRELAPGDVLAERYRIEAKIGTGGIGVVYRAAQLPLERPVAIKVLHDDLLSSSELRARFEREARVLSALTHPNVVSISDYGIDGHRPFLVMELLEGRLLDDLVRGDAIDPERALALFRQMLGGLAFAHAKGIAHRDLKPANVFLSRMSDGTEHVKLLDFGLARMVQENDAEDPEVALTKRGVVFGTPAYMSPEQAAGAPADERSDVYSAGVLLFELLAGRRPYLGETRAELLRAHLSAPVPRIASARPALRLRDDLVDLIDVAMAKDPGDRYVNGKDMLAAFDAIDAPAAWLVPEGDVSIADTQVAGEPERAVRRRKSRGALGWVSALVLLAAVGVGTWWLTREPPIPASPPPAPAPAPPTPAVAVPDPWAEPPPEPLRPYLAMVEEGRAFEDRTEIRPLYALAQAMPNDARPLLLLGHLFVERGWYTEGIRRYERAFQVDADARGDRRVLDNLVDLASRDSVGEAASNALITIYGAEALPAVDAAVAELEGQPLSQLRLVQLRDLLRAL from the coding sequence ATGACATCGAGCCAGCGCAGCGAGACGGGGGGCGTCCGCGAGGGAGAGCTGCGCGAGCTCGCGCCGGGGGACGTGCTCGCCGAGCGCTACCGGATCGAGGCGAAGATCGGCACGGGCGGCATCGGCGTGGTGTATCGCGCGGCGCAGCTGCCGCTCGAGCGCCCCGTGGCGATCAAGGTCCTCCACGACGATCTCCTGTCGTCGAGCGAGCTGCGCGCCCGCTTCGAGCGCGAGGCCCGGGTGCTCAGCGCGCTGACCCACCCGAACGTCGTGTCGATCTCCGACTACGGCATCGACGGCCACCGCCCCTTCCTCGTGATGGAGCTGCTCGAGGGGCGCCTCCTCGACGACCTCGTGCGCGGCGACGCGATCGACCCGGAGCGCGCCCTCGCGCTCTTCCGGCAGATGCTCGGCGGCCTCGCCTTCGCCCACGCCAAGGGCATCGCGCACCGTGACCTCAAGCCGGCCAATGTCTTCCTCAGCCGGATGAGCGATGGGACCGAGCACGTCAAGTTGCTCGACTTCGGGCTCGCCCGCATGGTGCAGGAGAACGACGCCGAGGATCCCGAGGTGGCGCTTACCAAGCGCGGCGTCGTCTTCGGCACGCCGGCCTACATGAGCCCGGAGCAGGCGGCGGGCGCGCCGGCGGACGAGCGCTCGGACGTGTACTCGGCGGGCGTGCTCCTGTTCGAGCTCCTCGCGGGGCGCCGCCCGTACCTCGGCGAGACTCGCGCGGAGCTGCTCCGCGCCCACCTCTCGGCGCCGGTCCCCCGCATCGCCTCGGCGCGGCCCGCGCTGCGCCTCCGCGACGATCTGGTCGACCTGATCGACGTCGCGATGGCGAAGGACCCCGGCGACCGATACGTCAACGGCAAGGACATGCTCGCCGCCTTCGACGCCATCGACGCGCCCGCGGCGTGGCTCGTGCCCGAGGGCGACGTCAGCATCGCCGACACCCAGGTCGCGGGCGAGCCCGAGCGGGCGGTGCGGCGCCGCAAGTCGCGTGGAGCGCTCGGTTGGGTCTCGGCGCTCGTGCTCCTCGCCGCGGTCGGCGTGGGCACCTGGTGGCTGACCCGGGAGCCGCCGATCCCCGCCTCGCCGCCCCCGGCGCCTGCGCCCGCGCCGCCCACGCCCGCCGTGGCCGTGCCCGATCCCTGGGCCGAGCCGCCGCCCGAGCCGCTCCGGCCGTACCTGGCCATGGTGGAGGAGGGCCGCGCCTTCGAGGACCGCACGGAGATCCGTCCCCTCTACGCGCTCGCGCAGGCGATGCCGAACGACGCGCGCCCGCTGCTGCTGCTCGGTCACCTCTTCGTCGAGCGGGGCTGGTACACCGAGGGCATCCGCCGCTACGAGCGCGCCTTCCAGGTCGACGCCGACGCGCGCGGCGACCGACGCGTGCTCGACAACCTCGTCGACCTCGCCAGCCGCGACAGCGTGGGCGAGGCGGCGTCGAACGCGCTGATCACCATCTACGGCGCCGAGGCGCTGCCCGCGGTCGACGCCGCGGTGGCGGAGCTCGAGGGCCAGCCGCTGTCGCAGCTCCGCCTGGTGCAGCTGCGCGATCTCCTGCGCGCCCTGTAG
- a CDS encoding site-2 protease family protein → MSELEITKPEGQSEGQSEGQSAPASALLEWRVPIALFALTLWSTTWIGQQMVTGEANPTPALWEGWVFSVPLMAILLAHEMGHYVAGRMHRVEISPPYFIPAPVFLLGTLGAVIRMRGAIKSRNALLDIGAAGPLAGMVIAVPVLAIGILQSAITPLPETMPETMFFEGHNLLYDFMLLLLHGGIPEGQDIMLSPTAFAGWAGLLVTQINLIPIAQLDGGHVAYALFGERQNRYSRIAHAVLPLVGIGVSAWYVWQAWSAGERGAELHGEAMAGAQWIFWAIVLGVLVRLSGADHPPTNDEPLTPMRRMIAAGTLLLFVLLFMPSWMYVPNMQLW, encoded by the coding sequence ATGAGCGAGTTGGAGATCACCAAGCCCGAGGGCCAGTCCGAAGGCCAGTCCGAAGGCCAGTCAGCGCCGGCCAGCGCGCTGCTGGAGTGGCGCGTGCCGATCGCGCTCTTCGCCCTGACCCTCTGGTCGACCACCTGGATCGGCCAGCAGATGGTGACGGGCGAGGCCAACCCGACCCCCGCGCTCTGGGAGGGCTGGGTCTTCTCCGTGCCGCTGATGGCCATCCTGCTCGCGCACGAGATGGGCCACTACGTCGCTGGGCGCATGCACCGGGTCGAGATCTCGCCGCCCTACTTCATCCCCGCGCCCGTCTTCCTGCTCGGGACCCTCGGCGCGGTCATCCGCATGCGCGGCGCGATCAAGAGCCGCAACGCGCTGCTCGACATCGGCGCGGCGGGCCCGCTCGCCGGCATGGTCATCGCCGTGCCCGTGCTCGCCATCGGCATCCTCCAGTCGGCGATCACGCCGCTGCCGGAGACGATGCCCGAGACGATGTTCTTCGAGGGCCACAACCTCCTCTACGACTTCATGCTCCTCTTGCTCCACGGCGGGATCCCGGAGGGGCAAGACATCATGCTGAGCCCCACCGCCTTCGCGGGCTGGGCCGGCCTGCTCGTGACGCAGATCAACCTCATCCCGATCGCGCAGCTCGACGGGGGGCACGTCGCCTACGCGCTCTTCGGCGAGCGGCAGAATCGCTACTCCCGCATCGCGCACGCCGTCCTGCCGCTCGTCGGGATCGGCGTCAGCGCCTGGTACGTCTGGCAGGCGTGGTCCGCGGGCGAGCGCGGCGCGGAGCTCCACGGCGAGGCGATGGCGGGCGCGCAGTGGATCTTCTGGGCCATCGTGCTCGGCGTGCTCGTCCGGCTCTCGGGCGCGGATCACCCGCCGACCAACGACGAGCCGCTGACGCCCATGCGCCGGATGATCGCCGCGGGCACCCTGCTCCTCTTCGTGCTCCTGTTCATGCCGAGCTGGATGTACGTGCCCAACATGCAGCTCTGGTAG
- a CDS encoding OmpA family protein codes for MFRFGRAAFSLPLLALLGVLAIGAAPDTVHAQDMAGRLTTGGMDLHLFRPAVDSKGHLSVNGTDILPHLGISFGLVLDGGFGILPFQGFINESDADFASREDELRRSRLVDAQLTGTLHFNLGLFNLLIVGAQIPISIGAGPNLTVPGIYNDDDRFAAGLDNQSFGNIALHGKIRLLRAERNDGFGLAAILQAELPTGSPGQFAGDPDFVLWPHVIGEWRPIRQIRFNLDVGYRLVIGDGAAFPVNGRTSPMGMNATMPMMVEPGSNFVYDDQITFGLGASFRLGDAPLDLVAELYGNYIMTGYNTDSDFYEEGALNLEALLGLKIFVERNSYLVFGGGAGIPTGGATAADIRGMVGFIFEPSIGDRDGDGLRDDVDQCPDEPEDFDGFADEDGCPDPDNDRDGILDVDDECPMVPEDRDGDADEDGCPEGNEGDRDGDGILDNEDECPDDPEDRDGFQDEDGCPDPDNDSDGILDTDDLCPNDPEDRDEFQDQDGCPDPDNDADRILDVDDTCPNEPETYNGTEDEDGCPDTGSVIIEENSIVILEKIYFETDSAEIQARSFPIIDAVAATLVGNPHITLIEVQGHADERSSDEYNVRLTRDRAAAVVEALVQRGVTRDRVRSAGYGERCPVDPRHNQEAWERNRRVEFKIIRTEDGPTGVEVACPAGRDLIPR; via the coding sequence ATGTTCCGATTCGGACGCGCAGCGTTCTCGCTGCCCTTGCTCGCCCTCTTGGGTGTCCTCGCGATCGGCGCGGCACCCGACACCGTGCACGCTCAGGACATGGCAGGCCGGCTCACCACTGGCGGCATGGACCTGCACCTCTTCCGTCCCGCGGTGGACTCGAAGGGGCATCTCTCCGTCAACGGCACGGACATCCTGCCCCACCTCGGGATCAGCTTCGGCCTCGTCCTCGACGGCGGCTTCGGGATCCTGCCGTTCCAGGGCTTCATCAACGAGAGCGACGCCGACTTCGCGTCGCGCGAGGATGAGCTGCGGCGGAGCCGGCTGGTCGACGCGCAGCTGACGGGGACGCTGCACTTCAACCTCGGCCTCTTCAACCTCCTCATCGTCGGCGCGCAGATCCCGATCTCGATCGGCGCGGGGCCCAACCTGACGGTCCCCGGGATCTACAACGACGACGACCGCTTCGCGGCCGGTCTCGACAACCAGAGCTTCGGGAACATCGCGCTCCACGGGAAGATCCGCCTCCTCCGCGCCGAGCGGAACGACGGCTTCGGTCTCGCCGCGATCCTGCAGGCGGAGCTCCCGACCGGCTCGCCCGGTCAGTTCGCCGGCGACCCGGACTTCGTGCTCTGGCCGCACGTCATCGGTGAGTGGCGGCCGATCCGGCAGATCCGCTTCAACCTCGACGTCGGCTACCGCCTGGTCATCGGTGACGGCGCCGCGTTCCCGGTCAACGGCCGGACCTCGCCGATGGGCATGAACGCGACGATGCCGATGATGGTCGAGCCGGGCTCGAACTTCGTCTACGACGACCAGATCACCTTCGGTCTCGGCGCGAGCTTCCGCCTCGGCGACGCGCCGCTCGACCTCGTTGCCGAGCTGTACGGCAACTACATCATGACCGGGTACAACACCGACAGTGACTTCTACGAGGAGGGCGCGCTCAACCTCGAGGCGCTCCTCGGCCTGAAGATCTTCGTCGAGCGCAACTCGTACCTCGTGTTCGGCGGCGGCGCGGGCATCCCGACCGGCGGCGCGACCGCGGCCGACATCCGCGGCATGGTCGGCTTCATCTTCGAGCCCTCCATCGGCGACCGCGACGGCGACGGGCTGCGCGACGACGTCGACCAGTGCCCCGACGAGCCGGAGGACTTCGACGGCTTCGCCGACGAGGACGGCTGCCCCGACCCGGACAACGACCGCGACGGCATCCTCGATGTCGACGACGAGTGCCCGATGGTGCCCGAGGATCGCGACGGCGACGCGGACGAGGACGGCTGCCCCGAGGGCAACGAAGGCGACCGCGACGGCGACGGCATCCTCGACAACGAGGACGAGTGCCCCGACGACCCGGAGGACCGGGACGGCTTCCAGGACGAGGACGGCTGCCCGGACCCGGACAACGACAGCGACGGCATCCTCGACACGGATGACCTCTGCCCGAACGATCCCGAGGACCGCGACGAGTTCCAGGACCAGGACGGCTGCCCGGACCCGGACAACGACGCCGACCGCATCCTCGACGTGGATGACACCTGCCCGAACGAGCCGGAGACCTACAACGGCACCGAGGACGAGGACGGCTGCCCGGACACCGGCAGCGTCATCATCGAGGAGAACTCGATCGTCATCCTCGAGAAGATCTACTTCGAGACGGACAGCGCCGAGATCCAGGCGCGCTCGTTCCCGATCATCGACGCGGTCGCCGCGACGCTGGTCGGAAACCCCCACATCACGCTCATCGAGGTGCAGGGTCACGCCGACGAGCGCTCGAGCGACGAGTACAACGTGCGCCTGACCCGTGACCGCGCGGCGGCGGTGGTCGAGGCGCTCGTGCAGCGCGGCGTCACCCGTGACCGCGTGCGCAGCGCTGGCTACGGCGAGCGCTGCCCCGTCGACCCGCGCCACAACCAGGAGGCGTGGGAGCGCAACCGTCGCGTGGAGTTCAAGATCATCCGCACCGAGGATGGCCCCACCGGCGTCGAGGTGGCCTGCCCGGCCGGCCGCGATCTCATCCCGCGCTGA